A genomic stretch from bacterium includes:
- a CDS encoding WecB/TagA/CpsF family glycosyltransferase: protein MGGRDIIYPFLKGKLSALSEGEVICKICQFIEEGGFHLIVTCDAYSCVVAWEDEEFASILRSAHLVTPDGMGVVLGAKMLGIPVKGRVAGADIVNALFPIAEKRGWKFFFLGGKKGVAEEARQKVKELYPDIKIVGCYHGYFKEEETIVKMVRESGADILLVGMGIPLQEKFIWRNREKLGVKVAIGVGGTLDVLSGRVKRAPRLLRRLGLEWLYRLICQPSKIEKVAKLPYFYWLIFQSRFFPKSK, encoded by the coding sequence GTGGGCGGAAGGGACATAATTTATCCATTTCTCAAGGGAAAGTTATCAGCATTAAGTGAAGGGGAGGTAATCTGCAAAATCTGCCAATTTATAGAGGAGGGTGGATTTCATCTTATTGTCACCTGTGATGCCTATTCCTGTGTTGTAGCTTGGGAAGATGAGGAATTTGCTTCCATCTTGCGCTCCGCTCACCTTGTGACGCCGGATGGTATGGGGGTTGTGCTGGGAGCGAAGATGTTGGGAATTCCTGTTAAAGGAAGGGTAGCGGGAGCCGATATAGTTAACGCCCTTTTCCCCATAGCCGAGAAAAGAGGTTGGAAGTTTTTCTTTTTGGGTGGTAAGAAGGGAGTGGCTGAGGAGGCAAGGCAAAAGGTTAAAGAACTGTACCCTGATATTAAAATTGTGGGTTGTTATCATGGATATTTTAAAGAAGAAGAAACAATAGTTAAGATGGTCAGGGAAAGTGGAGCAGATATCTTATTGGTGGGAATGGGGATTCCCCTTCAGGAGAAGTTCATTTGGAGGAACAGGGAGAAGCTGGGTGTAAAAGTTGCAATTGGCGTAGGTGGGACTCTTGATGTCCTCTCGGGAAGGGTTAAAAGGGCGCCTCGCCTTTTGCGCCGGCTTGGGCTGGAATGGTTATACAGGCTCATATGCCAGCCGTCTAAAATTGAGAAAGTGGCAAAGCTACCTTACTTCTATTGGCTAATTTTTCAGTCAAGGTTTTTCCCCAAGTCTAAATGA
- a CDS encoding NDP-sugar synthase: MKAMILAAGVGSRLDPLTRNVPKPMVPIANKPVIEHIIEFLREHGFRDIVINVHYLAEKITNWLGNGERLGVSITYSYEEEPLGTAGGVKKSEDFFDGTFLVVGADDLCDIDLRRVLAYHKEKKAMVTIALSLVDDPSEYGVVLTNERGKVIAFIEKPRGERIPSNTVNTGIYILEPEVLELIPKGQFFDFGRDLFPLLINKKIPFYGYLALGYWKDVGNIKQYKETHRDVLYKKVNFKIPLKEVKPFFWQGDDVEIEPSSYIEYPVVIGNRCRIKKGAKILEGTVLADECIIEEEAVVKGSILWRGAKVGKKTMIEGCIVGEECEVSSNAAIFDGIIVSPFRKEGGGR, translated from the coding sequence GTGAAGGCGATGATTCTGGCTGCCGGAGTGGGCTCAAGATTAGACCCATTGACTCGCAATGTGCCTAAGCCCATGGTTCCCATAGCAAACAAACCTGTTATTGAGCATATTATAGAGTTTCTCCGGGAACACGGCTTCAGGGATATAGTAATAAATGTCCATTATCTCGCGGAGAAGATAACTAATTGGTTGGGAAACGGAGAAAGATTGGGTGTTTCAATAACCTACTCCTATGAGGAGGAGCCTCTTGGAACGGCGGGAGGAGTAAAGAAAAGCGAGGATTTCTTTGATGGCACTTTTTTAGTCGTGGGCGCGGATGACCTCTGCGATATTGACCTGCGGCGTGTGCTGGCCTATCACAAGGAGAAAAAAGCGATGGTTACAATAGCTCTTTCCTTAGTTGACGACCCGAGCGAATACGGAGTTGTCCTAACAAACGAAAGGGGGAAGGTGATAGCTTTCATAGAGAAACCGAGAGGGGAGAGGATACCTTCCAACACGGTTAACACGGGAATATATATATTGGAACCAGAGGTATTGGAGCTAATTCCCAAGGGGCAGTTCTTTGATTTTGGGCGAGATTTATTTCCCCTTCTCATAAACAAGAAAATTCCCTTCTATGGCTATTTGGCTCTGGGCTATTGGAAGGATGTGGGAAACATAAAGCAATACAAGGAAACACATAGAGATGTTTTATACAAAAAGGTAAATTTCAAGATTCCTTTAAAAGAAGTGAAGCCGTTCTTCTGGCAAGGAGACGATGTTGAGATTGAACCTTCCTCATACATTGAATATCCGGTGGTGATTGGTAATAGATGTCGCATAAAGAAGGGGGCAAAAATTTTGGAGGGGACCGTTTTAGCTGATGAGTGTATTATTGAGGAAGAGGCTGTGGTTAAGGGGAGCATTCTTTGGCGTGGAGCGAAAGTGGGGAAGAAGACAATGATAGAAGGGTGCATAGTGGGAGAGGAGTGTGAGGTATCATCCAACGCTGCCATCTTTGATGGAATAATCGTAAGTCCATTTCGCAAGGAAGGAGGAGGAAGATGA
- a CDS encoding DegT/DnrJ/EryC1/StrS family aminotransferase has product MEKETIHINDLAYQHKILLPQILPAIEEVILSGRYVLGENVAQLEREIASLCGTRFGVGVNSGTDALTLSLHALSINKGDEVITSPFSFVASAESIVIVGARPVFADIDPLTFNISPEEVGNRIRRRTKAIMPVHLFGQACDMTSFTQIAKEKSLYIIEDSAQAIGALHRGKPVSSFGDVGCLSFYPTKNLGAIGDGGMILTSNVEIYEKLKLLRCHGGKDYLFNFLGTNSRLDELQAAVLLVKLKYLSEWTEKRRENAKLYKQLLNDVEEIILPEEVEGNYHTYHQFTIRAKNRDELRKHLLGEGIQTMIYYPLPLHLQPAFSYLGYKEGDFPEAERAAREVISLPVHPHLREEQIIRVANAIRRFYGRREV; this is encoded by the coding sequence ATGGAAAAAGAAACTATTCACATAAACGACCTGGCCTACCAGCATAAGATTTTACTGCCTCAAATTTTACCCGCTATTGAGGAGGTCATTCTCTCAGGACGATATGTTCTGGGAGAGAATGTAGCTCAACTTGAGAGAGAAATAGCTTCCCTCTGCGGAACACGATTTGGAGTGGGTGTAAACTCGGGAACTGATGCCCTCACCCTTTCCCTTCACGCCCTGAGCATAAACAAAGGAGACGAGGTCATAACCTCTCCCTTTTCATTTGTCGCTTCCGCAGAGAGTATAGTAATAGTGGGTGCTCGTCCTGTATTCGCCGATATTGACCCTCTAACCTTCAATATCTCTCCTGAGGAGGTGGGAAATAGAATAAGGAGGAGGACAAAGGCGATAATGCCTGTTCACTTATTTGGACAGGCTTGCGATATGACATCCTTCACTCAAATCGCCAAAGAAAAGTCCCTATACATAATTGAAGATTCTGCACAGGCTATAGGTGCCCTTCATAGAGGGAAGCCTGTTTCCTCATTTGGAGATGTTGGTTGTCTTAGTTTTTATCCCACGAAGAACCTCGGGGCTATAGGCGATGGAGGGATGATTTTGACATCAAATGTAGAGATTTACGAGAAGTTAAAGCTCTTGCGTTGTCATGGGGGAAAGGATTACCTATTTAACTTCCTCGGAACCAACAGCAGGCTTGACGAGCTGCAGGCGGCTGTTTTGCTTGTAAAGCTGAAATATCTCAGCGAATGGACGGAAAAGAGAAGGGAAAACGCCAAACTCTACAAACAACTATTAAACGATGTAGAGGAGATAATCCTTCCCGAAGAGGTGGAAGGAAATTATCATACCTATCATCAATTCACGATAAGGGCAAAGAATAGAGACGAGCTCAGGAAGCATCTTTTGGGTGAAGGAATTCAGACGATGATTTATTATCCCTTACCGCTTCATCTCCAGCCCGCTTTCTCCTATTTAGGCTACAAGGAGGGAGATTTTCCCGAGGCAGAGAGAGCGGCAAGAGAGGTGATATCCTTGCCAGTCCACCCCCACTTGAGGGAGGAGCAAATAATTCGTGTAGCAAATGCGATTAGGAGGTTCTATGGGAGGAGAGAGGTTTAA
- a CDS encoding ComF family protein → MKCVKEIIKNLLELIFPHFCLGYGKRGVVICDDCLREVKKIKNPCQLCGAPQEGPICYFCKDLNLHFDGARAGGLYEGVLREMLLTFKFRGIVEMEKVLTDLMVKAIPPYWKIDCVIPVPPHKRSLKERGYSTALILGAGVADLLSLPFYPSLLEWRREVRRQVGLGRQERFSNVRGAIGLTAKEEVKGKRVLLVDDVMTTGATASACSLVLKRAKAERVWVLTVARDITLG, encoded by the coding sequence ATGAAGTGTGTGAAGGAAATTATCAAGAATCTTTTAGAATTGATATTTCCCCATTTCTGCCTCGGATATGGAAAGAGGGGAGTTGTCATATGTGATGATTGCCTTCGGGAAGTTAAAAAAATAAAAAACCCTTGTCAACTCTGCGGTGCTCCTCAGGAGGGTCCGATTTGTTATTTCTGCAAAGATTTAAACCTTCACTTCGACGGGGCAAGGGCTGGAGGTTTATACGAGGGAGTTCTCAGGGAAATGCTTCTTACCTTCAAATTTAGGGGTATCGTGGAAATGGAGAAGGTTCTAACGGATTTGATGGTTAAGGCGATACCGCCTTATTGGAAAATTGACTGCGTCATCCCTGTTCCACCTCACAAGAGGAGTTTGAAAGAGAGAGGATATAGCACGGCTCTTATATTAGGAGCTGGAGTAGCTGATTTGCTTTCTCTTCCTTTTTACCCTTCTCTTTTAGAATGGAGAAGGGAGGTAAGGAGGCAAGTGGGATTGGGTAGGCAGGAGAGATTTTCAAATGTTAGAGGGGCAATTGGGCTTACAGCAAAAGAAGAAGTTAAAGGGAAACGGGTGCTTTTAGTGGATGATGTTATGACAACAGGAGCAACCGCCTCCGCTTGTTCGCTTGTCTTAAAGAGAGCGAAAGCAGAGAGGGTGTGGGTTCTCACCGTTGCAAGGGACATAACATTGGGTTAA
- a CDS encoding adenosylhomocysteinase: MKKYHIKDISLAEEGMKKIEWAGREMPVLRMIGERFEKEKPLSGLRIGCCLHITSETANLALALKRGGAQVFLCASNPLSTQDEVAAALVKFFQIPVFAIKGEDKETYYSHIISVLEERPNLTVDDGADLVTTLHTRREDLIGETMGGTEETTTGVIRLRSMARDEVLKYPIIAVNDARSKYLFDNRYGTGQSTIDGIFRATNILLAGKKFVVFGYGWCGRGVAMRAKGMGAQVIICEVDPLKALEAVMDGFQVMHSLEAAKIGDIFVTVTGNKSVLREEHFKLMKDGAILANSGHFNVEIDIEALEGMAREKRQIRPVVTEYVLENDRRLYLLAEGRLVNLSAAEGHPSAVMDMSFATQALCLEYLAKNASSLKPAVHNVPQEIEETIARLKLASLGVEIDKLTPEQEIYLKSWAEGT; the protein is encoded by the coding sequence ATGAAGAAATATCATATAAAGGACATTTCATTAGCTGAGGAGGGGATGAAGAAGATAGAATGGGCGGGAAGGGAGATGCCGGTTTTGAGGATGATAGGGGAAAGGTTTGAGAAAGAAAAACCCCTTTCTGGGTTAAGGATAGGCTGTTGTTTACATATAACCTCGGAAACCGCTAATCTCGCCCTTGCCCTCAAAAGAGGTGGGGCGCAAGTTTTCCTCTGTGCCTCCAATCCACTCAGCACACAAGACGAGGTAGCGGCAGCGCTCGTTAAATTTTTCCAAATCCCCGTTTTTGCCATTAAAGGAGAGGATAAGGAGACATATTACAGTCATATAATTTCTGTTTTGGAGGAAAGACCAAACCTTACTGTAGACGATGGTGCCGACCTTGTAACGACCCTTCACACGAGAAGGGAGGATTTAATTGGAGAAACGATGGGAGGAACTGAGGAGACGACCACAGGCGTCATTAGATTGAGGAGTATGGCAAGAGATGAAGTCCTCAAGTACCCAATAATCGCCGTAAACGATGCTCGCTCCAAATATCTCTTTGATAATCGCTATGGAACAGGTCAATCAACTATAGATGGAATTTTTCGGGCTACCAACATCCTCCTTGCTGGCAAAAAGTTCGTTGTCTTCGGCTACGGCTGGTGTGGAAGAGGGGTGGCTATGAGAGCGAAGGGAATGGGAGCTCAAGTAATTATCTGTGAGGTTGACCCATTAAAGGCGCTGGAAGCGGTGATGGATGGTTTTCAAGTGATGCATTCCCTGGAGGCAGCTAAAATAGGGGATATTTTCGTAACGGTTACGGGCAATAAAAGCGTCTTGCGGGAAGAACATTTCAAGCTCATGAAAGATGGTGCCATATTGGCGAACTCTGGTCATTTCAATGTGGAGATAGACATTGAGGCTTTAGAGGGAATGGCGAGGGAAAAGAGACAAATCCGCCCCGTCGTTACAGAATACGTCCTTGAGAATGATAGGAGACTGTACCTTTTAGCGGAAGGCAGGCTTGTGAATCTCTCCGCTGCCGAGGGTCACCCTTCAGCGGTTATGGATATGTCATTCGCTACCCAAGCCCTCTGCCTGGAATACCTTGCCAAAAATGCGAGTTCCTTAAAGCCAGCTGTTCACAATGTTCCCCAGGAAATAGAGGAAACGATAGCTCGCTTAAAACTCGCCTCTTTGGGAGTTGAGATTGATAAGCTTACTCCTGAACAGGAAATATATCTTAAATCGTGGGCGGAAGGGACATAA
- the thiD gene encoding bifunctional hydroxymethylpyrimidine kinase/phosphomethylpyrimidine kinase, whose protein sequence is MRRVLTIGGSDPTGGAGIQMDLKVFQTLGVWGLSCVTTVTVQTTFGVEKITKIPPHIVARQIDAAVLDIGIDACKIGMLYAPRIVSVVAERIKRRRIQNVVLDPIIKAKGGRVLLTPKAFKRLKQELIPLSLIITPNLEEAEAICGFSVRSPEDMELAAQKLYEMGARFVLIKGGHLPSDPIDVLFDGKNFHRFSSPRIKKTVHGTGCILSSAIASYLAKGESLFDSVRSAIEFTHSAIERAVLLGKGPHYLVPF, encoded by the coding sequence ATGAGGAGAGTTCTCACAATAGGTGGCTCCGACCCCACGGGTGGAGCGGGAATCCAAATGGACTTGAAAGTTTTCCAAACACTTGGAGTATGGGGGCTCTCTTGTGTAACAACGGTTACAGTTCAAACAACCTTCGGTGTAGAAAAGATAACCAAGATTCCCCCTCACATTGTTGCTCGGCAGATAGATGCGGCAGTTTTGGATATCGGGATAGACGCCTGCAAGATTGGAATGCTCTACGCACCACGAATTGTGAGCGTAGTGGCTGAAAGAATAAAACGCAGACGTATACAAAATGTCGTCCTTGACCCCATCATAAAGGCAAAGGGCGGGCGTGTGCTTCTCACCCCAAAAGCCTTTAAACGGCTAAAACAAGAACTCATCCCCCTATCTCTTATAATCACCCCAAACTTAGAAGAGGCAGAGGCAATATGCGGATTTTCAGTTCGTTCCCCTGAGGATATGGAGCTCGCTGCCCAAAAGTTATACGAGATGGGAGCGAGATTCGTTCTCATTAAAGGAGGTCATCTCCCCTCCGACCCCATTGATGTTCTATTCGATGGAAAAAACTTCCACCGCTTTTCCTCACCCCGCATAAAGAAGACCGTTCACGGCACAGGGTGCATTCTATCCTCCGCTATAGCGAGCTATTTAGCGAAAGGGGAAAGCCTTTTTGATAGCGTGAGGTCTGCCATAGAGTTCACTCATTCAGCGATAGAACGGGCGGTCCTTTTGGGTAAAGGACCACATTATTTAGTGCCTTTCTGA